DNA from Natronospira bacteriovora:
CAGCTCTCGAACCTGCTCGACGGTATACAAGCCCTGTTGGGGAATCGTTTCCATGACGAGAATTATACAGCTCCAGTTCCTCGAATCCTTCTCGTAATCGTAGTCGTAATCGTGATCGGGTTCTTCGTAATTCGAAAAAGCCGATTACGATTACGATTACGATTACGATTACGACTACGATTATTGGGGCGACAGACGCCGTGCGGGGGTGCGACAATGGCTTTGCTGCTTCCATGGCCCTTGCGAACATGAACACCGAGCAAACCCGACCCCCAATCGACTACGGGCAACTGGCCGAAGCCATCCGCGGCTGGGGGCTGGCGCTGGGTTTCCAGGCCATCGGCATCAGCGACATTGATCTGCGCAGCGATGAGGCCCGACTGGATGCCTGGCTGGCCGATGGGCGCCACGGCAGCATGGAGTGGATGGCGCGCCATGGCCACAAGCGCAGCCGGCCCGATGAACTGCTGCCCGGTACATGCCGGGTGATCTCGGCCCGCATGGATTACCTGCCCGCTCCCATGGCCGACAGCTGGACGGTCATGGCGGATGGGACGCAGGCTTTCGTTTCACGTTATGCCCTGGGACGGGATTATCACAAGCTCCTGCGCAAGCGCCTGCAGCAGCTGGCCGATCACATTCGTGAGCGAGTGGGGGCGTTCGGCTATCGCGCCTTCGTGGACAGTGCGCCGGTGATGGAAAAGCCCCTGGCCCAGAAAGCCGGCCTGGGCTGGGTGGGCAAGCATACCAATGTGCTGCACGAGAAGACCGGCTCCTGGTTCTTTCTGGGCGAGCTGTACACGGATCTGCCCCTGCCCGTGGATGAGCCTGGTGTCGATCATTGCGGCAGCTGTCGCCGCTGCATCGATGCCTGCCCGACCGGCGCCATCACCGGGCCCTACCGTCTGGATGCCCGCAAGTGCATTTCCTATCTGACCATCGAACATAATGGCGCCATTCCCGAGCGTTACCGACGGGCCATGGGCAACCGCATCTACGGCTGTGACGATTGCCAGCTGGTCTGCCCCTGGAACAAATTCGCCCGTTACAGCGAGGAACAGGATTTCCTGCCCCGGGAGGGGCTGGACCAGGCACAGCTGACCCAGCTGTTCGCCTGGTCGGAAGCGGAATTCCTGCGACGTCTGGAAGGCAGCGCCATCCGGCGAATCGGGCACGAGCGCTGGCTTCGAAATATTGCCGTGGCGCTTGGCAATGCCCCCTCGGAGCCGGGCGTTCAGGCCGCGCTGAAAGCTCGCCTCGACCACCCCTCGGCTCTGGTAAGAGAGCATGTAGAATGGGCACTCGAACAGCACAGCCGCCGGCTGCGCAGTGACAACACCGACATCAAGGGAGACTGAACGGTGATACGGCCAGGCATTGCGATACTGCTCACACTGCTGCTGTCAGCCTGTGGGGGCGGCACGGTGGTCATGGAGCGCGCCGACAGCCAGCGCAGTGGTTACTTCTCCCAGCGCCTGTTCACCTCCGCACCGATGGTGGACTGGACCTACCAGTCCCGGAACGAGATTCGCGGGGGAGCACTGGTTGCCGACCGCCAGGTGTTCGCGGGGACGGAAGCCGGCGAGCTGCTGGCCCTGGATATCCGAAGCGGACAGCTCAACTGGCGCTTCGAGGCCGAAAGCGCAATCCGCGGGACCCCGGTCGCCGCCGATGGCCGCGTCTTCTTTGGCGACATGAGCGGACAGATCTATGCACTGGATCTTCAGGATGGTCGCCTGATCTGGCAGGAAACAGCCGGTGGCGCACTGACCGCCCCCCTGCAGATGACGGATCTCGGGCTGGTCAGTGCCGACGGCAACGGTCTCATCAGCCTCTGGGATCCGGAGGACGGCTATCGTTTCTGGCAGACACCCACCGGTGGCTCGGTGCATGCCGCCGTGGCCGAGGGCCAGGGCATGGTGGTCTTCGGCAACAGTCGCGGACAGATGCAGGCGCTGGCTCTGGCCACCGGCGAACCCCGCTGGGATTTCGAGTTCGGCGATGCCCTTCACGGTGGTGTGGCTCTGGACCGACAATTCGGCTACACGGCCAGTCTGGATGGCACCGTCCGCGGCCTCTATCTCAACGTGGGTGTGGAAAACTGGAAATTCGAGGGCCGGGCCGGCTTCAGCGCCGGCGTGGCCAAGGGGCGTGACCGGGTGTTCGCGGCGGATCGCGGTGGCCGGGTCTACGCCTTGCGCGATGACCTTGGCCTGCGCATCTGGGAACGCCAGATCGGTCAACGCTGGATCAGTGCGGCACCGACCCTGAGCCGAAACGCCCTGCTGGTTGCCGATCACGGCGGACAGATCACGGCCCTGGATCCGGATGACGGCCAGGTTCTCTGGCAATGGCAGGGTGACGGCGCCATCTCCGGCAGCCCACTGCCCCACCGTCATCGGCTCTTCGTGACCACCCGAGCCGGGAACGTCTACGCTCTCAGGAGTCGCTGACGGCCTCGCGGATCAGGCGCCGGGCAAACTTCCGCATGCGGAAGGTTCGTCGCCAGCGGCGGCCGGCTCCATGGAAGTGCACCAGGGGGGCATCCGGCAGGCAGGTAGCCATCTCCGGGTCGCGGCGGGGAAACCACATCAGGCCACGGGCCATGCAGACCGGCAGGCTGCCGCGCAGCATGGCGGCATTGAGCCCCGGCTGATCGAAGCCGCCACCGGGACGGTCGGCATGGTCATCCAGAATTCCTTCCCAGATCTTGAGGTAGCCGCCTATCACATCGGCCCGGGCGGCAAAGAAGCCGCTGTTGGCCCCCAGACTCCGCCCCCCATGCTCGGCCAGCTCCTCCGGCTCCAGGCAGCGGGCACACAGACCCTGGTCCACGGTCTGCCCGATGTCGTCGGTGCACACCAGGGCAGCAGCCGCCAGTGGTTCGGCGATGCGATCCAGGACCGGGCCCCGAATGACCAGATCGGCGTCGAAGAAAGTGACGCGCCCGTAGGCGGAAAGGTCCACGAAATCGCCAATGCGCAATTTCAGGCGCTTGGGCTGGGCCAGCAGGACGGGATCGCTGACGACAATGCCCCGCACCCCCTCCGGCCAGCGTGCCACCCGGTCCGTCAGAATGACCACTTCCCCCTGAAAGGCGCCCGGTCCGAGCAGACTCGCCGCAGCCGCCCGGGCCGCCATGCGGTACCGGAAATGCCCGACGGCAATGAAGTAGGCCAGATCCGGCTTCGACGGGGTCTCCCTCATGAGCGATTCCATTGCCGGGACAGCCAGCCCATCTGCTGACGCATGGCGGGATCCAGCACCTGATCGTCGGGGGTGCCGTCGAGGAATGTTTCAGCCCGCTTTGCCAGCTGCTTGCCCAGTTCAACGCCCATCTGATCAAAGGGATTGATGCCCCACAGGCAGGCCTGGACGAATACCCGGTGCTCGTACAGGGCAATCAGGGCACCCAGCGTCCGGGGCCCCATGGATTCCATCAGGATCAGATTGCTGGGCCGGTTGCCGGGGAAGGCCTTCTGCGGCGCCAGGTACCGGACGACCTCCTCGGCAACACCGGCCTCGGCCAGCTCCATCTCCACATCCGACAGCAGGCGACCATGGCAGAGGGCTTCACCCTGAGCCAGACAGTTGGCCAGCAGGATGCGATGCCGGGCCATGGCTGACTCGTCCGGACTACCGGCCGGCCGGGCCGCCGCTATGAAATCCACAGGCACGGGCGATGGCCCCTGGTGCAGGAGCTGGAAGAAGGCGTGCTGGGCGTCGGTGCCGATGCCTCCCAGCAGCACCGGCGCACAGTCGATACTCACGGCCTGACCGTCCTGGTTGACCGATTTGCCGTTGCTCTCCATCACCAGCTGCTGCAGGTAATGGGGGAGCAGGCGCAGGCGGTCGGCATAGGGCACGACGGCCCACACCGGCCAGCCGAAGGCGGACACCGACTGGACGTCCAGCAGCCCCAGCAGCAGGGGCAGGTTTTCTTGGTCGGGCGCCTGCTCGAAATGACGATCCATTTCGGCGGCCCCCTCCAGCAGGGCCCGGAAGGCGGGCATGCCCAGGTGCACGACGGCGGCGAGGCCAGCGGCGGACCACAGGGAGTAACGTCCGCCGACCCAATCCCAGAAACGAAAGGTGCTATCCGCAGGAATGCCAAACCCGGCCACCTTGTCCGGGGCGGTCGAGACGGCGGCAAAATGGGTGGCCACGGCCTCCTCGCCCAGCGCTTCGGCAATCCAGCGCCGGGCAATCGCGGCATTCTCCATGGTTTCCTTGCTGGTAAAGGTCTTGGAGACGATCAGGAAGAGAGTCTCCGCCGGGTCCAGACCGCCGAGAAGCCGATCGGCCTGATCCGGATCCACATTGGAGAGAAAGTGCACCGCCGGGGCCTGTTCCGCCGCGGGCAAGGCCTTGACCAGCATTTCAGGGCCCAGGTGGGAACCGCCGATACCGATGTTGACCACATGGCGAATGGGCTTGCCGCCAGCACCCTGGCGGCCGTGGTGAAGCGACTCGACAAAGCCCGCCATGGCTTCCAGTTCCCGGGCCACGAGCCCGGAGACCGCTTCGCCGGCAGCACGCCAGTCGCGTTCACTGCCGCCCCGAAGGGCCATGTGCAGGGCGGGCCGGCCTTCGCTGCGATTGATCGGCTCACCGGCAAACAGGGCCTCTCGCCAGGCATGAAAACCCGCGCCATCGGCCAGGCCCAGCAGACGATCACGGCTGGCCTCGTCGATGAACTGGCGTGACCAGTCCACATGCAGACCGGCGACATCGGCCCGATAGCGCCGCGCCCGCTCCGGATCCTCCTGGAAACAGCCAGCCAGGCTGCGGCCCCGCCAATATTCAGCCAGCGCCAGCCATTCCATATCCGCACCACTGGCGGCCGGGCTGCTCTGATAGTCCCTTCTCATGCATCCCCCAGTCAGCTGAGGCCCGGCTTGGCCGGCCCCGGATACAACACTGCCGGGCATGGCCCGGCAGTGTCAGCAATCCAGTGCATTCGCGGCCGGCCTCAGGCGGCCTGGACCGGAATGGCGTTACGACTGTTCTTCACCTGATTGTTCTCGTCCATGTACAGCAGACGCGGCGAGTGGCGAGCCACATCGGCCTCGTCCATGGAACCGTAGGCACAGATGATAACCCGGTCACCCGGACTGGCCTTGTGAGCCGCCGCGCCGTTCACGGAAATGATGCGCGACCCTTCCTCACCACGAATGGCATAGGTGGAGAAACGCTCACCATTGGTGACGTTGTAGATTTCGATCTGCTCGTAATCATGGATGCCGGCTGCATCCAGCAACTGGCCGTCAATGGCGCAGGATCCCTCGTAATCCACTTCGGCGTGGGTCACGCAGGCACGATGCAGTTTGGCTTTCAGCAGGGTTACAAACATGGTGTTCGGTTCTTCCAGCACATCACGGTCATCAAAAGGGCTGGCAATGCCCGCCAGCCGGTCGCCATTATCGCATGGAACCGCTCGCGTGACATAAGGCGACGCCCCGGCACAGGGCGCGGATTCTAAAGCAGGCGCCTCTGCCGCTCAAGCCGGGAGCCTCAGGCGGGAACGGCCACGTTGTCAATCAGTCGGGCACGCCCGAGGTGGGCCGCGCCCAGCACGGCCAGGGGACGATCGGCCGAGGGCTCGGGCAGCGCCAGGGTTAGCCGGTCACGGACTTCCAGGTAATCCACCCGGAAACCCCGGGCCTCCAGATCCACCACCGCCGATGCCACGGCCTCGTCAATGCGGCCGCGATCCTCGGCCACGGCCTGGGCCACACCCTGGAGCGCCTGATGCAGGGCCGGCGCCACCGCACGTTCCGATTCAGTCAGGTAGGCATTGCGGGAGCTGCGAGCAAGGCCATCGGTCTCTCGCAGGGTGGGGGAGCCAATGATCCGGACGGGAAAGTCCAGATCCCGACACATGCGTTCGATGACCCGCAGTTGCTGGAGATCCTTCTCGCCAAACACCGCGCAGTCCGGCTGCACCATGTTGAACAGCTTCGCCACCACCGTGGCCACGCCACGAAAATGCCCCGGTCGCGAGGCTCCGCAGAGGATATCGGTCAGGGATTCGGGGACCAGCACCGCACTGCAGGCGGCCTCGCCTTCCGGGTACACCGCCTCGACGGAAGGATGGAAGAGCAGATGCGCGCCCACGGCCTCCAGCTTGAGCTGATCCTCGGCCAGAGTGCGCGGATAGGCATCCAGATCCTCATTGGCACCGAACTGCATGGGATTGACGAAGATGCTCACCACCACCCGGTCGCTTTGACGCAGGGCATCCCGCACCAGCGCCAGATGGCCTTCATGCAGATTGCCCATGGTGGGCACGAAGCCCACGCTCAGCCCTTCGGCCCGCCAGGCACTCACCTGCCGACGCAGGGCCTCTGTTGCCTGCACTGTCTCAATCATTCGAATCCATGCTCCGGGGCCGGGTAATCACCGGATTTCACGGCCTGCACATAGGCGGCGATGGCCGCCGGCACATCGTCGGCGTCGGCCATGAAATCACGCACGAATCGTGGCTTTGGCCCGGGGGGAATGCCCAGCATGTCGTACAGCACCAGGATCTGCCCATCCACGCCGGGGCCGGCACCAATCCCGATCACCGGCACCGGTGCCTCCCGGGTGATGCGTTCGGCCAGATCCCGCGGAACGCATTCCAGCAGCAAGAGGTCGGCACCGGCCTCGACCAGGGCTCGGGCGTCGGCCTGCATGGCCGCGGCGGCCGTATCCTCCCGGCCCTGGACGCGAAAGCCCCCGGCCTTGTGCACCGACTGAGGGCGCAAACCCAGGTGGGCACAGACGGGGATGTCCTGCCCGGCCATGGCGGAGATGACCTCGGCCTGACCGGCCGCGCCTTCCAGCTTGACCATGGCCGCGCCGGCCTGCATCAGGCGCCCGGCGTTATCCACCGCCCGGACCGGATCGCTGTAACTGAGAAAGGGCATGTCCGCCACCAGGAAGGTGGTCGACAGCCCCTGGGCCACGCAGCGGGTGTGATAGACCATGTCGTCCATGGTGACGGGCACCGTGGTGGCATGCCCCTGGATCACCATGCCGAGGGAATCCCCCACCAGCACCAGATCAGTTCCGGCGGCATCCACCACCTGCGCGAAGCTGGCGTCATAGGCGGTGAGGCAGGCGATCTTCTCGCCCTCGGCCTTCATCTTCGCCAGACGGCGGAGGGTCACCGGCTTGCGGGCGGGCTGTGTGGAATGGTTGCCGTACATGAAAACCTCAGATCGGGCCGGGGTTGAAGTAATGCCGGCCACTGCGAATCTGGCGCAGCTGATCCAGCAACAGGCGATAGTCTGCCTCGCGCTCCACCGGATTGATATCCGTGGTGTTCACGATCAGCAGTGGTGCCTGATCGTAATGGTGAAAGAACTGCGTGTAGGCGTCCACCAGGCGGTTAAGATATTCCGGCGTGATGGACTGTTCCCAGGCGATGCCCCGGCGCTGGATGCGATCCAGCAGCACCGGCACGGGCGCCTGCAGATAGACCACCAGATCCGGCCGTGGGGCGTCCAGGGAGAGATGGCTCCAGGCCTGTTCGTAGAGCCTGAGTTCATGTTCATCCAGGTTCAGGGCGGCGAACAGGCGATCCTTGTCCAGCAGGAAATCCGCCACCCGGGTGCCGGCCTGGAAGAGGTCGGACTGGCGCAGGGACTGGATCTGCTGGGCCCGCTGGTAGAGAAAGAAGAGCTGGGTGGGCAGGGCTGCGGCGCGCGGGTCCTCGTAGAAACGCTCCAGAAAGGGATTGGCGTCCGCCCCTTCCAGCATCAGTTCGGCATTCCAGTCTTCGGCCAGACGGCGGGCAAAACTGGTCTTGCCCACACCGATGGGCCCTTCGACCACCACGTAGCGATGTCCGGGACTGTCCACGTTCATGCTGCCTCGATCATCTCTATATCACTCACGTCCAGCCGATCCAGCAGCTGCCGGACACGGCCATGACCGGGAATCACCAGCCCGGGTGCCAACTCGGCCAGTGGCAGGAGCACGAAGCCGCGCTCGCTGATGCCGGGGTGCGGGAGGCGAAGAAAATCACTGTGGCGCTGTTCGTTCCCGTAACAGAGCAGATCCAGATCAATCACCCGCGGCCCCCAGCGCTCGCCCTGGCGTTGACGCCCCAGCCGACCTTCCAGCGTCAGCAGCTGCTCCAGCAGGGCTTCCGGAGTGAGGCCGGTGGCGATACCGGCCACGGCATTGATGTAATCCGGCTGCCCGGGTGGCCCCATGGGGGGCGTCCGGTAAAGACTGGAGCGCCGCAGCAGGCACATCGATTCATGCGCCTCCAGCGCCGCCAGGGCCTGCAGAACCTGCGCCCTTGGCTCACCCAGATTGGCGCCCAGTCCGATCCAGGCGGTCGCTGAAGCCGTCATGACTGACCGGCGGCCGGGTTCTTGCGGCGTCGGCGCCTTTTCTTCCGGGGGCCGCGTCCACCGCCACGCACCTGGAATGCCTCCTCCTGAGCGCGCTCATCCATGTTCTGGACCTCGGTCCAGAAATCCGCCAGTGCCCGGGGTGCATCACCCGCCGTTGCCCGCAACACCAGCAGATCATAGGCGGCCCGGAAACGGGGATGGCCGAGCAGGCGCATGGCGCGGCGGCCACGGTTTCGTTCCAGCCGCGGCTGCATCAGGATCATCTCGCGGGCCACCAGGCCGAAACGCCGTGGCACGGACACCCGCGACTGCTGTCGTTCCATCACCAGACGCGTGGCCAGCTGCAGGGATTCGGCGGGGCTGTTGCCCTCCACTTCCAGTCGAGCCGCCAGGGTCTGGATGGGTCCCCAGAGAAAGGCGGCTATCAGAAAGGCCGGCGTCACCGGCTTGTTTTCCGCCACCCGGCGATCGGTATTGGCCAGGGCAGCGCGGACGAAGGCCAGCATCACCTCGCCCTGTTCGCCATCGAAGGCAGCCACCGTATGCGGAAACAGCATGCCGAACAAGCCGTGCTGATGCAGCTTCTCGAAGGTCTTCAGCGCCTGGCCGGAGAGAAAGAGCTTGAGGTATTCATCGAAGAGTCGGGCCGGCGGAATGTCTTCCAGGCGATCGCCCATGTACTGCAGGGGCGCTTCAGTCGTCGGCGCAATGTCGAAGTCGAGCTTGGCGGCAAAACGAACTGCCCGCAGCATGCGCACCGGGTCTTCCCGGTAACGTTCTTCGGGATCCCCGATCAGGCGGATGGAGCGGCGCTCGATGTCTTCCATGCCACCCACATAATCGACGATGGCGAAATCATGCGTGCCGTAATACAGGGCATTGATGGTGAAGTCGCGCCGGAAGGCATCTTCCTCCATGCTGCCGTAGACGTTGTCGCGCAGGATCATGCCGCTGTCATCCACGTTGCGATCATCGTCCTCGGCGACCGACAGGGCGCGGAAGGTTGCCACCTCGATCACTTCCGGGCCGAACAACACATGGGCCAGGCGGAAGCGGCGACCGATCAGGCGGCAGTTGCGGAACAGCTCGCGCACCTCTTCGGGGCGTGCATTGGTGGCAACATCGAAATCCTTGGGCTGACCGCCCAGCAGCAGATCACGCACCCCGCCGCCCACGATGTAGGCCTCGAACCCGGCCTTGTTCAGGCGATGGAGCACCTTGAGCGCATTGTCGGAGATGTGCTGGCGCGAGACATTATGCTGGGGTCTCGGCACGATCACTGGCGTAGCGATGACGATCCCTTCCCTGTTTTTCCGGCCGGCTCCGGCCTGTTGCAGTGAATGGTCAGATGGATGGCCGATCCTGCCCGCCGGGAATCCCGGCCGGGGCGGGGCCTCAATGGGGGCTCATGATACCATTCCGGAGATTTCATTCGCGCCCAGTGCGTTGATCCAACCCGGAAACCGGCAAAACCGAACACCATGTCCATCTCCACGCCCCTGCCTGCCCCGAGCCTGCTTCGACGCCTGGCCGCCGCCCTCTATGATGGCCTGCTGGTGATTGCCATCTGGTTCCTGGGCACACTGCTGCTGCTGCCGCTCACCGGCGGTGAAGCCATCGACAGCCAGCATCCTGCCTACCTGGCCTACCTGATTCTGATTACCGGCCTGTTCTTCGTCTGGTTCTGGCATCGCAGCGGCCGAACTCTGGGCATGCTGGCCTGGCGCCTGCGTATCGTGGACGGGCGGCAGAACCCACCCGGTCTGCGGGCACTGATCATCCGGGCCGCACTGATGCTGGCCCTGATCGTTGCGGCACTCTATGGCCTCACCCTGATGCAGCTGGATGACTATCCGGACTGGCTGGGCATGCTGTGTCTGCTGCCGCTGACCCTGTCCATGGGCTGGACACTGGTGGACGGCCAGGGCCGCAGCCTGCATGACCTGGGGTCGGGTACGCAGATGGTGCTGCTGCCGAGGGAGAAGCGCTAGTGGCTCACTAGAGCCGGCGAATGACGGCAAGGCTGATACCCAGCAGCAGAAGCGTGGGTGCCCAGGCGATCAGGAAAGGCGGCGCGGCGATGATGGCGCCCACATTGGACAAAGTGATGTTGACCAGATAGAAGGCAATCCCGATCACCAGGCCCACCACCAGTCGTTGCCCGGCACCGGATGATCGCAGGGAACCGAACAGGAAAGGCATGGCCAGCAGCACCATCACCGGCAGCGCCGCGGGAATCACCAGCTTGAACCAGAAGGCGATTCGGTACTGGTCCGCGTCGAGGTTGTTCTGTTCCAGATAGCGGATGTAATCGCGCAGCCCCAGGGCGCCCAGCATTTCAGGGCTGACGCTCACCAATGACAGCAGTTCGGGCCCGATGCCTGTTTCCCAGTCCCGTCGCTCCAGTTGTTCCGCACTGATACGATCCGGACCGGGCCGGGTTTCCCTCACACCCTCCAGCTGCCAGCTCTCGCCATCGAAAACCGCCCGGGCGGCACGCGTCACACGCCGAAGCTGCTGGTCATCGGCGAACTCGTAGATGTACAAGCCTTCAAGCTGCCCGGCATCACGCGCCTGGCGGGCATTGATGTATTGCCTGCCATCCCGGAGCCAGACACCGTCCCGACCCAGGATATTCACATTCTGGTACATGGCCTGGGCACGCAGCTGTTCGGCCTGTCGCTCGGCCTGGGGGGCCACCCACTCCCCCAGCAGGCCGCAGGCAACCGCCAGCAGAAAACCACCGAAGACGGCACCGCGCCCGATACGGGCGATGGGCATGCCGGCGGCCCGCATCACCGTGAGCTCGTTCTGGCTGGCCAGGGTACCCAGGGCCAGCAGACTGCCAATCAGCACGGCCACCGGCATCATTTCCACGGCCTGACGCGGAAGGCTGAGCAGCACGTAGAGCAGGGCTTCGCTGATGCCGTAATTCCCCGTCCCCACATTTCCGAACTGCCCCACAAGACCAACGAAGGCAGTCAGGGCCATGAGTACCATCAGCACCAGCAGACTGCCGCCGATCACGGCACGGGAGAGGTAGCGATCAAGGATGGTCATGTCCCGGCCGCCTCCCCGGGCCGCGCCAGGAATCGGCGCGCACCACCGTTCTGCCGAAGCAGCCACAGCAAGGCCGCAACCAGCACCAGGGCATGAACCCACCACAGGCCGAGCCAGGTCGGTATCTGCTCACGCTCCAGCCACACCTGTCCGGTGGCCAGCAGGTTGGAATACAGCACATAGACGATGATACCGGCGAACAGGCGACCATAACGCCCCTGTCGCGGCGAAATCCGTGCCAGGGGAACGGCCAGAATGGTGAGCACCAGGCCACCGATGGGCATGGCAAGGCGCCAGTGAAATTCCGCCATGTCCTCCGGTGTGCCGGAGGCCAGCAGCTCACGAACCGCCCGGGTATCACGGCGATCGCTCATACCGGGCTCTGCCGCTTCCGGCAACTGCAGGCCATGGCGCTCGAAACGACTGCGCTGCATGGCCCGGCTGCCCGGCTGGAGTTCGTAACGGTAGCCCTCCTCCAGCACCAGGTAACGGTATCCCGCCGCATCGGTCTCGACCCGGCCACGGCGCGCACGGATCACGATCTCTTCATCACCATCGAAGGCCTGAATGAACACGCCCCGGAGCAGATCGGCCTCGCGCCGTTCCGCGTAAAACACCCCATCCGCCCCCTCCAGTCGGCGAAAAGCGCCCGGTTCGAACACCCCAAGCCGGGCTTCTGCCTGGGCCGCCTGCTGAACCTGGTGGATGGCCTGACTGGCCATGGGTGAACCGTAAAGCGAAAGCCAGGCGACCAGAAACATGATGGGCAGGGCAATCCAGGCCAGGGCACGGTAAAGCTTCAGGGGGCCCACGCCACAGGCCATCATGGCCGCCATCTCGCTGTCCTTGTACAGGCGACCGAGCGCCAGCAGGACGCCGAGGAAAAAGGCAATGGGCACCAGGATGACCAGATACTGAACCGTGGACAGACCCATCAGGGACCAGATGGCATCGGCCGGGATGTCACCGCTGGCGGCCTGCCCCAGAAACCGGGCAAATCGATGACTCATCAGAATGATGAGCAAGGCACCGGTGACACCGATCCAGTTCAGCAGCACTTCCCTGTTTATGTAGCGCTCGATGACCGTCTGCACACCGGCTGTCCTGATGCTGAAAGGAGTCGGCAGTTTATCAGGGATACACC
Protein-coding regions in this window:
- a CDS encoding RDD family protein; the protein is MSISTPLPAPSLLRRLAAALYDGLLVIAIWFLGTLLLLPLTGGEAIDSQHPAYLAYLILITGLFFVWFWHRSGRTLGMLAWRLRIVDGRQNPPGLRALIIRAALMLALIVAALYGLTLMQLDDYPDWLGMLCLLPLTLSMGWTLVDGQGRSLHDLGSGTQMVLLPREKR
- the lptG gene encoding LPS export ABC transporter permease LptG; translation: MTILDRYLSRAVIGGSLLVLMVLMALTAFVGLVGQFGNVGTGNYGISEALLYVLLSLPRQAVEMMPVAVLIGSLLALGTLASQNELTVMRAAGMPIARIGRGAVFGGFLLAVACGLLGEWVAPQAERQAEQLRAQAMYQNVNILGRDGVWLRDGRQYINARQARDAGQLEGLYIYEFADDQQLRRVTRAARAVFDGESWQLEGVRETRPGPDRISAEQLERRDWETGIGPELLSLVSVSPEMLGALGLRDYIRYLEQNNLDADQYRIAFWFKLVIPAALPVMVLLAMPFLFGSLRSSGAGQRLVVGLVIGIAFYLVNITLSNVGAIIAAPPFLIAWAPTLLLLGISLAVIRRL
- the lptF gene encoding LPS export ABC transporter permease LptF, whose amino-acid sequence is MQTVIERYINREVLLNWIGVTGALLIILMSHRFARFLGQAASGDIPADAIWSLMGLSTVQYLVILVPIAFFLGVLLALGRLYKDSEMAAMMACGVGPLKLYRALAWIALPIMFLVAWLSLYGSPMASQAIHQVQQAAQAEARLGVFEPGAFRRLEGADGVFYAERREADLLRGVFIQAFDGDEEIVIRARRGRVETDAAGYRYLVLEEGYRYELQPGSRAMQRSRFERHGLQLPEAAEPGMSDRRDTRAVRELLASGTPEDMAEFHWRLAMPIGGLVLTILAVPLARISPRQGRYGRLFAGIIVYVLYSNLLATGQVWLEREQIPTWLGLWWVHALVLVAALLWLLRQNGGARRFLARPGEAAGT